The Sphingomonas sp. NBWT7 nucleotide sequence TCCGATCGCGAGCGACGGGGTGCCCGCGCCGCAGGACCAGCCCGGCGAGGGGATCGAACGCCCCTCGGCGCGCGGTGAGCGCCCGGTGTACGACGACGAGCAGGGCGGGGCGCCGCCGCCCGATCAGCGGCTCGACCAGGACTGGATCGATCGCGTGACCGGGCGCGATCCCGATCAGGATCGCCGCCCGCGGCGCGACGCGCGCCCGCGCGGCGAGGGCGATCCGCGCTACGATTCTCGAAACGACCCTCGCTACGATCCGCGCGCTCAGCCGGTGGACGAGCGCCCGTACCAGTGAAGCTGCGCGCCGTGGCGGCGTAGCCATTGGCGATGCGGCGTCGGATCGGCGCCGTAGAGCGTGGCGACGAGCGCATGGAATGCGGGCGAGTGATCCATGTGGACGCGATGCGCCACCTCGTGCGCCGCCGTCGCACGCCGTACCCCCTCGGGCGCCAGCACCAGCCGCCAGCTGTAGCGGATCGCGCCGCTGCCGCTGCAACTGCCCCACCGCCCGCGCGGGTCGCCGATCGCGACCTTTTCCACCCGCACGCCGGCGCGCGCGGCGTAAAACGCCGTATCCTCGCCGAGCAGCCGCAACGCCTCGCGCCGCAGCCAGCATTCGACACGACGCGCGATCGTTTCCGGCGGGCCGGACAGGCACAGCCGATCGCCGTCGCGGCGCACGATGCGCGACGTACCCGCTTGCCACGCGATCGTTAGCACCTCGTCGCCGAACGGGATCGTCGCGCCGTCGACGAACGGGCGGGGCTGCGGCAGCTTGGCGCGCTGCGCCGCGATCCAGTCGCCATAGCCCGCCGCCCAGGCGAGCGCCGCCTTGGCCGAGGCGCGCCGCGGGATCGTCAGCCGCACCCGGCCGCTCAGCGGATCGAAGACGAGCTTCGCGCGGCGTGCGGTCGGATGCCGCACGACGTCGATCGCCTCGCTCACCGCCCGATCACAGGTCGCGCTCGACGATGTGGTGCTCGAGCTCGCCCGCATCGTCCTCGCTGATCGTCCAGCCGCGCACCGACTGGCCGGCGCGATGCACCGCCTCGCGATCGCCCGAGACGAGATAATGCCACTCCGGCAGCGGTTCGCCTGCCGCACGCAGCCGATAGGCGCAGGTCGTCGGCAGCCAGTCGATCGCGTGCACGTTGCGCATCGTCAGCCGCACGCATTCGGCGACATAGGCGCGGCGGTTGCGATAGTTCGAACACTGCCCGCTGCGCCGATCGAGCAACCGGCAGGCGACGTTGGTCGGCACCAGCTCGCCCGTTTCCTCGTCCTCCAGCTTGTGCAGGCAGCATTTGCCGCACCCGTCGCACAGCGCCTCCCACTGCGCGCGGTCGAGCTTGTCGAGCGGGGTGTCCTCCCAAAATTTGGTCATGCGTGGCGGTTCATCACTTTCGCGGCGTCATTTTGCCCAGCGCTTGATCTCGTCGGCGATCGCCTGCGGCGGGCCTTCCTGCGGCAGCAGCGCGAGCGGCCTGCCGTCGGGTGCCATCAGATACGCCTGCCGGCTGTGATCCATCATATAGCCGTCGGGCGTGCCCTTGCCGCGCTTGTAGTAGATCGCAAAGTCCTTGGCGACCTTGGCAATTTGTTCCGGGCTGCCCGTCAGCCCCACCATGCGCGGATGGAAGGCGGAGACGAACTGCTTCACCACGCCCGGCGTGTCGCGTTCGGGATCGATGGTGACGAAGATCGGCACCACGCGCTGCGCCAACTCGGGATCGCTCTTGTCGAGCAGCTTCATCGCCGCGCCGATATTCTGCACGTCGACGGGGCAGACGTCGGGGCAGAAGGTGTAGCCAAAATACATGATGCGATATTTGCCCGCGAACGCCGCATCGGTAATCGGCTTGCCGTCCTGGTTGGTCAACGCGAACGGCGCGCCGATCCGCGCCCCTTCGAGCGGCGGGCGCGCGGGCGGCGCCTCGGGCGAGCAGGCGATGACGGCAAGCGGCGCGAGCAGCGCGAGAAGGCGGGTGTTCATGGCACCGCCAGCCTTGATCTGTTAGGCGCGTTGCCGCAACCACCAGATGGAACCTCCCCCCAGTGACGACGCTGCGCCTCCTGCTCCTTCCTGCCCTCGCCGCGCTGGCGCTGCCCGCCGCCGCGCAGCAGCAGTCGAAGGGCTACAAGTTCCTCGAGGCGGTGCGCGGCGCCAAGGGCGACGAGGTCGTCAAGACGCTCGACGAGCCGGGACAGACGATCGTCAATACGCGCGATGTCACCACCGGCGAAGGCGCGCTGCACATCGTCGTCAAGCGCGGCGATTCGACGTATCTGCGCTACCTGCTGCAGCGCGGTGCCGATCCCAACCTGCGCGACGGGCGCGGCGACACGCCGCTGCTGCTTGCGGTGCAGTACGGCCAGGGCGGCCTCGTCGACGTGCTGACCGCGGCGAAGGCCAACCCCAATCTTGCCAACAGCAGCGGCGAGACGCCGCTGATCCGCGCGGTGCAGAAGCGCGATCTCGGCCTTGTCCGGCAATTGCTCGCGGCCGGCGCCAATCCCGACCAGACCGACAATGTCGCCGGCATGTCGGCGCGAGACTATGCCAAGGCCGACGGCCGCGCGCCCGCGATCGTCAAGCTGCTCGACGAAACGCCCAAGCGTGCGACGCGGGTGGTTGCGGGGCCGAAGTTCTAGGCTGTCCGCGGGCGCTGCGTCGTTCGGGCCCGACCTGTGGCCCCGCCCCTCCGGGCGGACGCAGCATGCTTGATCGATTCTCTTCACGCGTCACGCGAAGCCAGAGGTTGAATAACGCGGCGAAGCGCGACTAAGGCAGTCGTGTTACTTTCGAGGCGCGCATGAACGACATTTCGAACACCTTGCCCGACAGCCGCGAGACGACGCTGCTCGACGCGCCCGACAAGATGGTCAGCGTGCGCGAGCTGTTCGGCATTGACAGCGACATGCAATGCCCCGCGTTCAGCGAGGCAGACGAGCGCGTGCCCGATCTCGATCCCGCCTATGTGTTCGATCCCGACACGACGATGGCGGTGCTCGCCGGCTTCGCGCACAACCGCCGCGTGATGGTGCAGGGCTATCACGGCACCGGCAAGTCGACGCATATTGAACAGGTGGCGGCGCGGCTGAAGTGGCCGTGTATCCGCATCAACCTCGACGCGCACATCAGCCGCATCGACCTCATCGGCCGCGACGCGATCGTGCTGAAGGACGGCCAGCAGGTAACCGAGTTCCGCGAGGGCCTGCTGCCCTGGGCGCTGCAGACGCCGACCGCGCTCGTCTTTGACGAATATGACGCCGGCCGCCCCGACGTGATGTTCGTGATCCAGCGCGTGCTGGAGACGGAGGGCAAGCTGACGCTGCTCGACCAGAATCGCGTGATCCGCCCCAACCCGCACTTCCGCCTGTTCGCCACCGCCAACACGGTCGGTCTCGGCGACACGAGCGGGCTGTATCACGGCACGCAGCAGATCAACCAGGGTCAGATGGACCGCTGGAACATCGTCGTGACGCTCAACTATCTGCCTGCCGCGACCGAGGCCAATATCGTGCTCGCCAAGTCGGGCGAGTACGACAAGCCCGAAGGTAAGAAGCAGGTCGAGAACATGGTCCGCGTTGCCGACCTGACCCGCAAGGGGTTCATCAACGGCGATATCTCGACGGTGATGAGCCCGCGCACGGTGATCACCTGGGCGCAGAACACGTTGATCTTCAAGGACGTCGGTTTCGCCTTCCGTCTGTCGTTCCTCAACAAGTGCGACGAGGCGGAGCGCCCGCTGGTGGCTGAATATTACCAGCGCGTCTTCGGCAAAGACCTGCCGGAGAGCGTGGTGGGGAAGGCGTAACCCCTGGCCACCGAAACTCCTCTCGACCGGTTCAAGAACGTCCTCGGCGGTGCCTCGCGCGCGCTGTCGGACGAACAGGAGCTGGAACTCGCCTTCACTGCCGACGCGCCGACGCAGTCGGGCAAGCATCTGAAGGTGCCGATGCCGGCGCGCGGGCTGCCGGCGGATCAGGTGGCGGAGGCGCGCGGCTTCGCCGACGGCTTCGCGCTCCGGCTGAAGCATCATGATGCGGCGATGCACCTGCGCGGCGCGCCGCAGGAGGCGGTGGCGCGCGCGGTGTTCGACGCGGTGGAGAGCGCGCGCGTCGAGGCGCTGGGCAGCCGCGGCTATCAGGGGATCAGCGACAATCTCGCGCACGCGCTCGACGTGCGGCTGCGCGCCGATCCGATCACGCGCGCCCGCAACCGCGACGAAGTGCCGCTGTCGACCGCGCTCGGGCTGCTCGTGCGTGAGGCGCTGACCGGGCAGCAGGCACCCGCCACCGCCGCACCGGGCGTCGCGCTGGTGCGCGAGTGGATCAAGGAAAAGGCGGATCTGTCGACGCTCGCCATGGCGCTCGACGATCAGCGCGCTTTCCAGAGCTTGGCGATGAAGCTGCTCGAGGATCTCGATCTTGTCGAGGGCGACCAGGTGCCCGACGAGACCGACGAGGGCGGCAGCGAGGACGAGGGCACCGACAGCGAGCAGCAGGACGAGGGCGAGGAGGGCGACAGCCAGGAGGGTGAGGGCCAGGCCGAGACCGAGCAGCGCGGCGAGCAGCGCGACTCGGAGGAGAGCGACGGCGAGGGGCAGGAGCAGGGCGAGGACAATGTCGACGATTTCGACGGCGAGCCCGGCGACGACGGCGAGGAGGGGATGCAGCCCGTCCGCCCGAACCGCCCGGTCGCGGATCTCTCGCCGCAGTTCGACTACAAGGCGTGGACCAACCAGTTCGACGAGGTGATCGCCGCGACCGAGCTGTGCGACCAGGACGAGCTCGCGCGGCTGCGCGGCTATCTCGATCAGCAGCTCGTGCCGCTGCAGGCGGTCGTGTCGCGGCTCGCCAACCGGCTGCAGCGCCGGCTGATGGCGCAGCAGAACCGGTCGTGGGACTTCGATCAGGAAGAGGGGCTGCTCGACGCGGCGCGGCTGGCGCGCATCGTCATCAACCCGATGCTGTCGCTGTCGTACAAGATGGAGAAGGACACCGAGTTCAAGGACACGGTGGTCACGCTGCTGATCGACAATTCGGGATCGATGCGCGGCCGCCCGATCTCGATCGCGGCGATCAGCGCCGATATCCTCGCGCGCACGCTCGAGCGGTGCGGGGTGAAGACCGAGATCCTCGGCTTCACGACGCGCGCGTGGAAGGGCGGGCAAAGCCGCGAGACGTGGCTCGCCGCCGGCCGCCCGCCGCAGCCCGGCCGGCTCAACGACGTGCGCCACATTGTCTACAAGCAGGCCGACGAGCCGTGGCGGCGCGCGCGCAACTCGCTCGGGCTGATGATGCGCGAGGGGCTGCTCAAGGAGAATATCGACGGCGAAGCGCTGCTGTGGGCGCACAACCGGCTGATCGGGCGGCCCGAGGAACGGCGCATCCTGATGGTCATTTCCGATGGCGCGCCGGTCGACGATTCGACGCTGTCGGTGAACAGCGGCTCGTAT carries:
- the cobS gene encoding cobaltochelatase subunit CobS, whose product is MNDISNTLPDSRETTLLDAPDKMVSVRELFGIDSDMQCPAFSEADERVPDLDPAYVFDPDTTMAVLAGFAHNRRVMVQGYHGTGKSTHIEQVAARLKWPCIRINLDAHISRIDLIGRDAIVLKDGQQVTEFREGLLPWALQTPTALVFDEYDAGRPDVMFVIQRVLETEGKLTLLDQNRVIRPNPHFRLFATANTVGLGDTSGLYHGTQQINQGQMDRWNIVVTLNYLPAATEANIVLAKSGEYDKPEGKKQVENMVRVADLTRKGFINGDISTVMSPRTVITWAQNTLIFKDVGFAFRLSFLNKCDEAERPLVAEYYQRVFGKDLPESVVGKA
- a CDS encoding M48 family metallopeptidase, which produces MSEAIDVVRHPTARRAKLVFDPLSGRVRLTIPRRASAKAALAWAAGYGDWIAAQRAKLPQPRPFVDGATIPFGDEVLTIAWQAGTSRIVRRDGDRLCLSGPPETIARRVECWLRREALRLLGEDTAFYAARAGVRVEKVAIGDPRGRWGSCSGSGAIRYSWRLVLAPEGVRRATAAHEVAHRVHMDHSPAFHALVATLYGADPTPHRQWLRRHGAQLHWYGRSSTG
- a CDS encoding ankyrin repeat domain-containing protein, which produces MTTLRLLLLPALAALALPAAAQQQSKGYKFLEAVRGAKGDEVVKTLDEPGQTIVNTRDVTTGEGALHIVVKRGDSTYLRYLLQRGADPNLRDGRGDTPLLLAVQYGQGGLVDVLTAAKANPNLANSSGETPLIRAVQKRDLGLVRQLLAAGANPDQTDNVAGMSARDYAKADGRAPAIVKLLDETPKRATRVVAGPKF
- the cobT gene encoding cobaltochelatase subunit CobT, giving the protein MATETPLDRFKNVLGGASRALSDEQELELAFTADAPTQSGKHLKVPMPARGLPADQVAEARGFADGFALRLKHHDAAMHLRGAPQEAVARAVFDAVESARVEALGSRGYQGISDNLAHALDVRLRADPITRARNRDEVPLSTALGLLVREALTGQQAPATAAPGVALVREWIKEKADLSTLAMALDDQRAFQSLAMKLLEDLDLVEGDQVPDETDEGGSEDEGTDSEQQDEGEEGDSQEGEGQAETEQRGEQRDSEESDGEGQEQGEDNVDDFDGEPGDDGEEGMQPVRPNRPVADLSPQFDYKAWTNQFDEVIAATELCDQDELARLRGYLDQQLVPLQAVVSRLANRLQRRLMAQQNRSWDFDQEEGLLDAARLARIVINPMLSLSYKMEKDTEFKDTVVTLLIDNSGSMRGRPISIAAISADILARTLERCGVKTEILGFTTRAWKGGQSRETWLAAGRPPQPGRLNDVRHIVYKQADEPWRRARNSLGLMMREGLLKENIDGEALLWAHNRLIGRPEERRILMVISDGAPVDDSTLSVNSGSYLERHLRQVIDWIERKSPVELIAIGIGHDVTRYYNRAVTIMDVEQLGGTIIEQLAALFDAA
- a CDS encoding SCO family protein, producing MNTRLLALLAPLAVIACSPEAPPARPPLEGARIGAPFALTNQDGKPITDAAFAGKYRIMYFGYTFCPDVCPVDVQNIGAAMKLLDKSDPELAQRVVPIFVTIDPERDTPGVVKQFVSAFHPRMVGLTGSPEQIAKVAKDFAIYYKRGKGTPDGYMMDHSRQAYLMAPDGRPLALLPQEGPPQAIADEIKRWAK
- a CDS encoding YcgN family cysteine cluster protein, with translation MTKFWEDTPLDKLDRAQWEALCDGCGKCCLHKLEDEETGELVPTNVACRLLDRRSGQCSNYRNRRAYVAECVRLTMRNVHAIDWLPTTCAYRLRAAGEPLPEWHYLVSGDREAVHRAGQSVRGWTISEDDAGELEHHIVERDL